In Zingiber officinale cultivar Zhangliang chromosome 3A, Zo_v1.1, whole genome shotgun sequence, the DNA window cttagaaattgttgttctgagcctctgcctcgaccccccttataaacagtgctagaggcgcctccaagcttgtccgaggccCCTCCAGGCCACCGAGTCGAACGCGTGGATcaactctgatctggtcgcaccttatcccattcACTTcaagaaaaatcctcatagacatcggtggaacaacaacgattttaagcaaaaaccgatgtctttgagtattttacactagtttttccaaaaaccgatgtctatgagcgcagattttcgctcatagacatcgggtttttaagcgatgtctatgagcgccttttttcgttaatagacatcgattttaacagcggtttttaaaatccggtgtctatgaaccaaaattctCGCCGACTTTCTTAGCGCGctttcttttgggcttctcctcGCCCACCATAAATCGAAACCCTAATCCTCAGGCGCCGATCCCGCTCCTCAGGCGCTTTCTTTTGCCTCTCGCTCCTCAGGCGTCGATCCCAGCTCCCCCCGCCAACTGCACTCCTCCCTAGCCCCCGGTGCCTTCCCCAAATCGAGTCCCTCCCGCTCTTCCGCGATGTGCCCATACTCGAGCGCCAGGCGCTCTTTCTCCGCAAACTCCGGATCTGCTCTGTGCTCTTCAACTTCCCTGATACGCTCAAGTCAGCCAGCGAGAAGGAGGTGAAGCGGCAGACGCTGTCGGAGCTCGTCGAATTCGTGCAATCTGGTTCCGGCCGGCTCAACGAGCAGGTACAGGAAGAGCTCGTCCGTACTGTGGATGTCAATATCTTCTGCAGTCTCCCTCCGGCTTCCCATGAAAACACCGGCGTCGAGCCCACCGACCCGGAGGAGGAGGACCCCTACAGGTGGGTGCGCCGAGACGAgtgcttatttttttttcattttgtttgTTGGGCGTACAATTTGAAGGCGACAGAGAGCGTCCTCCCTCACACGTTGTCGTTGCCTTCTCTTCCCGTAGTGCGCTGCTGCTGCTGCTACTATTTTTGAGCTTTTTGCCTGACTACTTGCATTGTTTTCACTCCCTGCATCGTTGGATTTTGAACTTCTTGAACTTGTCTTCGGATTCAACCTCAGATTCTGGGTTGCTTTGCTTCAAGATCACGGTTTTAGATCCCATACCTTGTGAAGAAGGGTCAAAAGtccctttctttttttctttgtcCTTCTCTCTTTCCTTCTGATTTGGGTATCCGACTGTGTCTTCGATCTGTTGTATGTGAGAAGCTCGTGAGTAATGTAGCACATTAGGAATATTACATCACATCTGCTTGTTCTATCCCATGCATAGCTTTGtcgtctttcttctttcttctttcttctttcttctttctccttgCGAGTTAGTATTTCTTGACCCTCTTTCTTCCCTAAACCTCTTCAATAGACCTCTTTCTTCCCACGAGGTTCAGATTGTCGCAGGTCCTTGGGAGTGTTTGGCAAGCTAACTTACAGCCACTGCATGAAGGAGTGCTGCAACGATGAGAGATGATGATCCAAAGAAAagcaaggttttttttttttgcaagaaaagcaaggttttttttttgcaggaacaaagaagcacatttgacctcggatgaacagtgtccgaggtgcctccatggggcttggaggcgcctcgggtgcaagccgaagccagctgtctagaggagctggaggcgcctcggaagaAGCTAGAGgagccttggaccaggcgttggaggagCCTTGGACCAGCCTTGAGGCTCCTTCAAGAGGATAAGGCGCGACTAGATCAGAACTGATCCATGCGTGCGACctagcggcctggaggcgcctcgaacaagcttggaggcgcctcgaacaagcttggaggcgcctccagcactgtttaaaagggtggTTGAGGCAGCATCTTAACATATTAATGCTAAAGCAATCTTTCATCGACCAATTGCCTACGTGATGACCTTGAAGTACTATTTCAAGttcccgatgacccggagctcccATATTGtttgattctgtcgtcggtataagttttctttaattattgcacTTACTGTAACTTACATTTGTACAAActctttgcgcgatatagtttTTGCCCATAGttagcgatcaacgatcgcggaccttggagtaggagtcgccaaaggttccgaaccaagtaaacgacctgtgtcttctgtgtttgtgtgattctttctatttatttcgCCGCTttattactcgaacgatttatGATTCCGAAacgcgaaatagccacgagcgttattcaccccccccccccctctagcgcttcttgatccaacagttATCTTATTTAGATTTAAAGAGAACCCCGTTGATCAGtacatatatgtcaagttcagtgggagcaagtttgttatacttgttttgtataTGGACTATATATTGCTTGCGAACAATAATAAGGGTATGCtgcatcaaaccaagtcatttttatctgataattttgaaatgaaagatcttagtgaagcatcctttgttttaggcatacagatctatcgtgatcgttcaagagacattcttggactttcacaacatGCCTATATTAAAAAAGTGCTTCTAAGGTATGGTATGCATAACTGTACACCCGGTGACACACCTGtctcaagaggtgacaagttcagcttgcagtagtgtccacggcttgaacttgaaataaaggagatggagcaaTTCTCATATGCTtcagcagtgggaagtctcatgtacgCACtagtttgtactcgaccagatatagcatttatagttgggatgttaggcagatatatTAGTAACCCAGGACTATCACACTAGAAAATAGTAAAGATAGTGATGTGATATTtacaaagaactaaaggacatatgctcatgtatcggagatcagatcatttggaggtgattggatattcagacttcGATTTTGTTGGATGCTTAGATAACAGAAGATCTATTTCAGACTATATTTTCAGGCTTGTTGGAGGGGCTATATCTTAGAAGATCGTCAAACAGACGCTAGTAGCCACTTATACTATGAAGGCAGAGTTGGTAGTAtgctatgaagcatccaatcacgggatttggctgcagaacttcatcacaacattacaaattgttgatgACATTGAATGGCCACtgaggatctactgtgataataaagccgtagaactttatgccaagaacaaccgcAGTTCGTCGAAATCTAaacacatcgacatcaagtttctagcggttaaaaaaaagagttcagagttgtcagattatggtagagcacatcagaacagattccatgttggttgatccactcaccaaaggctttgtgcctaaggtgtttcatgtgcATGTTGTGGATATTGGAGTtctggaagaagaactcatctagtaggagtctgtatttatttttattgctttatgttgattaataaagataaacatttattttgattattgtacgtacttaaagttcaaaatattaatgggaatttatatgcttgtttgacactctgactatgatatcatcatttactactgTTGTTTAGCATTTCGTGTTTATAAATATAatatagattccttttggaatcatacagtttggatcatgatttgctattacagtttagaataaaatattttgcaaatatgatctgacctcttttgaggtcatctttGGACCAATTAgaaattgacatgtattgatcacatttcatgtaatttatACTCTACACATCTACATCTTGATATATGTCATTAATAatattggtattgtgattactgttggggcttgttacgatcatatatAATAGCTATGAACTCTTTAGTtctataccaatgaagttaatggcCCAGATTATTTATAGGGATTTTTTCTaccaataaagtttgatatcaactaaagttttacttgtatttcacatacaactcacatatagcccaagtgggagattgttgatataattATCTCTATTAGGTGgacttatttgtaagttgcacacgtgaatacgatccgaaccctttaaagtgatacaacttatgtctagtgggtttcgggtaattggatgtggatctcatatgtgAAGAACATATAGTCCTGCATCTATTATCATCTTtttgctgataatagatgttcagtatatatatggacttatagtcTCACATCTATGATTATTTATgggttgataatagatgttcactatataatgggttggtcCCCGAAGATTAGGGTAATTTCTCTAACTCTGAGACGTCTCTTCAttccccattgacgaagagaATTTGGAGccgtcaaccctaactcctccggaaggccaaccttcttctccttattCTTCTTCCGCAGGATTGTTGGATCGACGAGCCCTACAGGAAGAACAATGGCAATGCCGCTGCCTTCAGGTTTTTTGTAATTACAATATATACTTTCTTACACAATGTTCTCTATGAAACaaagatccatgctcatatgttcttggTTTTCTTATTCGAattcttattttatttgtttagaaTTCATGCGGTTTAGGTTTTTACGAGAACTATCATGAGTTCCTAGAGCTAACAGCGGCCCAAGACGGTGAGGCTCCCGAAAGCCATGTAGACGACAGAAATCGGCGGGTGCTCGTCGAGCCACGACAGGCATGCTGCGTCCTCCGACCAGAAGTAACCCATGGCCTGGCTCGGCCGGAGGCTGGAGGGCAGTGGCCCAATGGGGAGAATCTTTGGGGCGTAGGAGAAGGTCGGCTCTTCAAGCTCTTTGAAGGAGTTGCAGATAATGAAATCCACGACGTCAAGGACTCTGATGTTGTTGAGGAAGTAGTTGAAGATTGTTTCTCTGCTCCTTTCATCTCCGATTAGGTTCCATATCAAGTGGGCAGCGTCGATGAATGGCATTCCGGGACTGAGTGGAACGTCTCATGTTCTGGGATGGGCATACCTGTGAAGATTGCTGTTAGTAATTTTACAAGATCAAAAATTGTCAGGATGTGTTTTTGTATGTTCTTGATCGATCACCATGTGTATCAAGGACGCCTCTTGAAATCAACTCTGTAATGCTCATGATCGCGGCCAGCATCAGGGCAACCGCCGGCCAAAACGCAGTAGATCTGAGACCCTTCTTCCGACCAACCTCGAGAGCCCATCCCATGCCCTTGTCCACCAACATGCAAGTCATCGGATCCCCCGTCTCGTTGCTCTTCTCGATTAGTTCCTCCAAGCACCGAGGCATGGTGTTCTGGAGTGCTTCCATTTGCCTCACCAGATCGTTCTGATCATCCTCCTCCCCTAATCCATCAGGAATCGAGACCAGAGTGAGCTGAGGCACGGTGCTCTCTACCGACAACGCGACGATGACGTGCTTGTGGTTGAAATTTGTGTTGACGAAGGTGACCTTGAAGCCATGATCCACCAAGCAGTGGCAGAGCTCCATGAGGGGAATGACATGGCCTTGAGCAGGGAAAGGCAAGGCAAGAACATGTGGCAAGCCCATGCTTGTTAAATGTCTCCTCGTCGTTGTGAAAATTCCACACTTGGGATGGACTAGTGGCTAATGCATGGGGTATTATCATAATGAAATCTGAGGATCAAATCCCCGCTAGTAGCCGGGTTTCTGCCCTCCCCTAGGCACTAATCATTATCCAAGCTATTAGCCCttgtaatttacctcctccgtattgatctAGGACAAGTTGACGGAGACGCTATGGACGAACGAATAGTTTGTTGTCCCAATACTTATGCCCTAGTTTCACTGATAAAGGAAcacacaaacaaaaaaaaaaaaaaattgctgtagaaaagaaaaagaaaaggtagAAAGCGTTtggtttgtaattttttttattttctacttcttattttctatttttatttttgtgttttcgaatataatttttagaaaacagaACATGCTTTTGGTACGAGGGGAGGAGCGGCTGGACCCTAGCGTTCGCGATCACGGTCGCAGATGCTGCGACGCCACAAGATTAGGGACCGCGTGCGGCAAAAGGGGAGGAGCGACGGCGTATGAGCAGCAGGAGGCGAAGGAGGAGCGGTGATGTGTGAGCAACTGGGGGCGAAGGAGGAGCGACGACACGGCGAAAGGGAAGGAGCTGTGGCGCGTGATCAACTAGGGTGAAGGAGAAGCGACGGCGAGGAGCTGCGACGGGGTAAAAGGGATGCAGAGCACGGAGGAAAAATATCCGCATTTTATGCAATCGTCGATTGATTTTTTTGTTTTCATGGAAAATAACTTTAAttctttagtttttttaaaaaatattatttctttttttaaaatagatataaaaaatataaattaaacactattttctagaaaattacattttctcataaaatttaaaaaaaatgctcAAACATCTctctaaattatttatttttaatttatgcatGTTCGGTATTAAAtagttaaaaaatagaaaaaaaaaaatagctctcCAAATTAAATTAAGAGAAATATTAGTTGAGCCTCCTTGTTTTTCAAACAGAAATTAAATGGAGGGTCCTCatgatttaattttcaaattacctTTTAACTTATCGATATTTTAGAAGCTATCAGCGAATTATTATAAGATATATATAGAAGCTGCCTAgtaattgttataatatatttaggataaattaagaatttaaaatatatacaGTATAAAAGACTAAAAGCTATTTCAACATACAGAAAATATTCaatagttattataatatataGAAATTACTCAATAGTTATTATAACGTCACTACAAGAAATACGACTTTTTACGACGCATGATATGATCAGCGTCGCCAAATGTTACCATATGGCGATGCACAATATGCTTAGCGTCGCTACAATTGCGAATTGCACAACTACTTTTTCCCTCTTTTATTTTAGGTTATTTGGCGAccggacaatgttaatgcgacgaagAACACTCACATCGCTAAAATGTAGCGGGAAATTTTCCATCCCTCGCT includes these proteins:
- the LOC122050871 gene encoding UDP-glycosyltransferase 83A1-like; its protein translation is MGLPHVLALPFPAQGHVIPLMELCHCLVDHGFKVTFVNTNFNHKHVIVALSVESTVPQLTLVSIPDGLGEEDDQNDLVRQMEALQNTMPRCLEELIEKSNETGDPMTCMLVDKGMGWALEVGRKKGLRSTAFWPAVALMLAAIMSITELISRGVLDTHGDRSRTYKNTS